A genome region from Micromonospora peucetia includes the following:
- the sigM gene encoding RNA polymerase sigma factor SigM, which yields MGVRGERTAGGPVDPPVASSAQPSGATDLDLLHAHVAGDRHAFTEIFHRHRDRLWAVALRTLGDREEAADALQDALLSAHRAAGRFRGDSAVTTWLHRIVVNACLDRIRRRQAHPTVPLPDGVRDADSGTGGVEPAAPVQDHDTALVVRQALAELPPEQRAALILVDLQGYPVAEVARILDVAEGTVKSRCARGRARLAVQLGHLRPRPAPQQAKPQPAPQQTEQQPEPGPATGPNVPAVTRGNPRSPGGVRSGSGRSRRDAHQEES from the coding sequence ATGGGCGTACGCGGGGAACGAACGGCCGGTGGGCCGGTGGACCCACCGGTCGCGTCGTCGGCGCAGCCGTCCGGGGCGACGGACCTCGACCTGCTGCACGCCCACGTCGCCGGCGACCGGCACGCCTTTACCGAGATCTTCCACCGGCACCGGGACCGGCTCTGGGCGGTGGCCCTGCGCACGCTCGGCGACCGTGAGGAGGCTGCCGACGCCCTCCAGGACGCGCTGCTGTCCGCCCACCGGGCCGCCGGCCGGTTCCGGGGCGACTCGGCAGTCACCACCTGGCTGCACCGGATCGTGGTGAACGCCTGCCTGGACCGGATCCGCCGCCGCCAGGCGCACCCCACGGTGCCGCTGCCGGACGGCGTCCGGGACGCCGACTCCGGCACCGGGGGAGTTGAACCGGCGGCACCCGTCCAGGACCACGACACGGCGCTCGTGGTCCGTCAGGCGCTCGCCGAGTTGCCGCCCGAGCAGCGGGCGGCGCTGATCCTGGTCGACCTCCAGGGCTACCCCGTCGCCGAGGTGGCCCGGATCCTCGACGTGGCCGAGGGAACGGTCAAGAGCCGGTGCGCCCGGGGCCGGGCCCGCCTGGCGGTCCAGCTCGGGCACCTGCGCCCCCGCCCCGCGCCGCAGCAGGCGAAGCCCCAGCCCGCCCCGCAGCAGACCGAGCAGCAGCCGGAGCCGGGCCCGGCGACAGGTCCGAACGTGCCGGCCGTCACCCGAGGGAACCCACGGTCGCCCGGGGGCGTCCGATCGGGGTCGGGACGGTCTCGGCGGGATGCCCACCAGGAGGAATCGTGA
- a CDS encoding protein kinase family protein has translation MPSSAGPSIDTITEGGRVTQVGEGQEAEESAPQVMTFGAPTAGEILAERYELVEHINNDSAGRLVWRGVDVILRRPVAVVLRYPGGGSATEMLQGAVAASRVIHPNLVGVYDAIDEAERAYVVREWVDGQSLRELTAAGPLDPARATTIGNAVASALAAVHATEMVHGNVHPGTVMISDDGRVVLADARTDGADSQQSDVRAVGGILYFALTGHWPHAEAPLRGATAGHGRAAIPDAVRDASGALAAPRQVRAGVPAYLDDLTMDLLDAEIEPPSSDVLAAELARLDVSADEQFLDNGGPLRFTADTGEEPSPLAAAGGRKVAIGIAGLLAVALVGLLIGISTLGGDDSPQTNPVAAPSSSAPTDEATPAAVTAGPLKISAARIIDPQGDRTEVRNADKVFDGDVDEGWETQTYKGRANFGNLKQGMGVWVDLGGEHTVKSVQVILSARGASAQLYAGATDRPSSSSGDAQLFADYKKTAIGQPFEEHDGTKMTFNGFNADEKYRYLLFWITELPSNDGGYKLGVQEITVQGS, from the coding sequence ATGCCCAGCAGTGCGGGTCCATCGATCGACACGATCACCGAGGGAGGACGGGTGACCCAGGTCGGCGAAGGTCAGGAGGCGGAGGAGAGCGCTCCTCAGGTCATGACCTTCGGTGCTCCCACGGCCGGTGAGATCCTCGCCGAGCGTTACGAGCTGGTCGAGCACATCAACAACGACAGCGCGGGTCGGCTGGTCTGGCGCGGAGTCGACGTCATCCTGCGCCGTCCCGTCGCGGTCGTGCTGCGCTACCCGGGTGGCGGCTCTGCCACCGAGATGCTTCAGGGCGCCGTCGCCGCCAGCCGCGTTATCCACCCCAACCTGGTCGGCGTCTACGACGCGATCGACGAGGCCGAGCGGGCGTACGTGGTGCGGGAGTGGGTCGACGGGCAGTCGCTGCGCGAGCTGACCGCCGCCGGCCCGTTGGACCCGGCCCGCGCCACCACCATCGGCAACGCGGTGGCCAGCGCTCTCGCCGCGGTGCACGCCACCGAGATGGTGCACGGCAACGTCCACCCCGGCACGGTGATGATCAGCGACGACGGCCGGGTCGTGCTGGCCGACGCGCGTACCGACGGCGCCGACAGCCAGCAGAGCGACGTCCGCGCGGTCGGCGGGATCCTCTACTTCGCCCTGACCGGGCACTGGCCGCACGCCGAGGCCCCGCTGCGCGGCGCCACCGCCGGGCACGGCCGGGCAGCCATCCCCGACGCCGTACGCGACGCAAGCGGCGCGCTCGCCGCACCCCGGCAGGTCCGGGCGGGCGTGCCGGCATACCTCGACGACCTCACCATGGACCTGCTCGACGCCGAGATCGAGCCGCCCTCGTCGGACGTGCTCGCGGCCGAACTGGCCCGGCTGGACGTGTCAGCCGACGAGCAGTTCCTCGACAACGGCGGCCCGTTGCGCTTCACGGCCGACACCGGCGAGGAGCCGTCACCGCTGGCCGCCGCCGGTGGACGCAAGGTCGCGATCGGCATCGCCGGCCTGCTGGCGGTCGCCCTGGTCGGTTTGCTGATCGGCATCAGCACCCTGGGCGGCGACGACAGCCCGCAGACCAACCCGGTCGCCGCGCCGTCGTCGAGCGCACCCACCGACGAGGCCACCCCGGCCGCCGTCACAGCCGGGCCCCTGAAGATCAGTGCTGCCCGGATCATCGACCCGCAGGGCGACCGGACCGAGGTCAGGAACGCCGACAAGGTGTTCGACGGGGATGTGGACGAGGGCTGGGAGACCCAGACCTACAAAGGGCGGGCCAACTTCGGCAACCTCAAGCAGGGCATGGGGGTCTGGGTCGACCTCGGCGGCGAACACACGGTCAAGTCCGTGCAGGTCATCCTCTCCGCCCGGGGCGCGTCCGCCCAGCTGTACGCCGGTGCCACCGACCGACCGTCGTCGTCCTCCGGCGACGCCCAGCTCTTCGCGGACTACAAGAAGACGGCGATCGGCCAGCCGTTCGAGGAGCACGATGGCACCAAGATGACCTTCAACGGCTTCAACGCCGACGAGAAGTACCGCTACCTGCTGTTCTGGATCACCGAGCTGCCGTCGAACGACGGCGGCTACAAGCTCGGCGTCCAGGAGATCACGGTCCAGGGGTCGTGA
- the murJ gene encoding murein biosynthesis integral membrane protein MurJ yields the protein MSGGLYRSANAAQGGAASGRPSDDATFISAEPLNQPAMESVAPPQEQVGEASAATNSAVMAIGSLVSRGTGFLRTLVLTAALGGALVGDAYTTAQILPGMVYEFLLGGILTSVLIPVLVRRRKADADGGQAYAQRLLTLAVVTLAGAALLAVAAAPLLTALYTSDTRGDDYRELVTYLSYLMLPMIFFAGLSALISAVLNTRGHFAAPMWAPILNNLVVIATAGLYIAIFGAEIIRPEQMTAGRIILISGGTLLGVAIQVIGLLPALRKVGFRWRLRFDFRALGLSELGRLGAWMFCYVAVSQVGLIVLFNLLNRAGDGDAGALIYNNVFLLLMMAHGIIAVSIITALMPRMSAAAADGRYADVAADLSRGTRTVSAVLAPIAVCYAVLATPLSVMLFRYGAFSDDNAADTSVVLLVAALALVPFAVSQLFNFAFYALPDTRTPALINIPVVALRIGVQIVLFAAFAAHFAAAGMMIGNAVSYLAAAIASAWLLRPRIGRIGLGGILRTLARVAVAALGAAVVGLIVVKLLPGDDTPTRLEAIVQLVVGGAVIGGTYLGLAMVLRIGEITEVVGMIRRRLGR from the coding sequence ATGAGCGGCGGTCTCTACCGCAGCGCGAACGCCGCCCAGGGCGGCGCCGCGTCCGGCCGGCCGTCGGACGACGCCACGTTCATCTCCGCCGAGCCGCTCAACCAGCCGGCGATGGAGTCGGTCGCGCCACCGCAGGAGCAGGTGGGCGAGGCCAGCGCCGCGACCAACAGCGCGGTGATGGCGATCGGCAGCCTGGTCAGCCGCGGTACGGGTTTCCTGCGCACCCTGGTGCTGACCGCGGCGCTGGGCGGCGCGCTGGTCGGTGACGCCTACACCACCGCGCAGATCCTGCCGGGAATGGTCTACGAGTTCCTGCTCGGCGGCATCCTCACCAGTGTCCTGATCCCGGTGCTGGTGCGCCGGCGCAAGGCCGATGCCGACGGCGGCCAGGCGTACGCCCAGCGGCTGCTCACTCTGGCGGTGGTCACACTGGCCGGGGCCGCGCTGCTCGCGGTGGCCGCCGCGCCGCTGCTGACCGCGCTCTACACCAGCGACACCCGGGGCGACGATTACCGGGAACTGGTCACCTACCTGTCGTACCTGATGCTGCCGATGATCTTCTTCGCCGGCCTCAGCGCGCTGATCAGCGCGGTGCTGAACACCCGGGGTCACTTCGCCGCCCCGATGTGGGCGCCGATCCTGAACAACCTGGTGGTGATCGCCACCGCCGGCCTCTACATCGCGATCTTCGGCGCGGAGATCATCCGGCCGGAGCAGATGACCGCCGGGCGGATCATCCTGATCAGCGGCGGCACGCTGCTCGGCGTGGCCATCCAGGTCATCGGCCTGCTGCCGGCGCTGCGCAAGGTCGGCTTCCGCTGGAGGCTCCGCTTCGATTTCCGCGCCCTGGGCCTGAGTGAACTGGGCCGGCTCGGCGCCTGGATGTTCTGCTACGTCGCGGTCAGCCAGGTCGGACTGATCGTGCTGTTCAACCTGCTGAACAGGGCAGGCGACGGGGACGCTGGCGCGCTGATCTACAACAACGTCTTCCTGCTGTTGATGATGGCGCACGGCATCATCGCCGTCTCGATCATCACCGCACTGATGCCTCGGATGAGCGCCGCTGCCGCGGACGGCCGGTACGCCGACGTCGCCGCCGACCTGTCCCGGGGCACCCGGACGGTTTCTGCCGTGCTGGCCCCGATCGCCGTCTGCTACGCCGTGCTGGCCACGCCGCTGTCGGTGATGCTGTTCCGCTATGGCGCGTTCAGCGACGACAACGCGGCCGACACCTCGGTGGTGCTGCTGGTCGCCGCGCTCGCGCTGGTTCCGTTCGCGGTCAGCCAGCTCTTCAACTTCGCCTTCTACGCGCTTCCTGACACCCGCACCCCAGCGCTGATCAACATCCCGGTGGTGGCGCTACGGATCGGCGTGCAGATCGTCCTCTTCGCAGCCTTCGCCGCCCACTTCGCCGCCGCCGGAATGATGATCGGAAACGCCGTCTCGTACCTGGCCGCTGCGATAGCCTCCGCCTGGCTGCTCCGCCCACGGATCGGCCGGATCGGCCTCGGCGGGATCCTGCGGACCCTGGCCCGGGTCGCGGTCGCGGCGCTCGGCGCGGCGGTGGTCGGCCTGATCGTGGTCAAGCTGCTGCCGGGCGACGACACGCCGACCCGGCTGGAGGCGATCGTCCAACTCGTGGTCGGCGGCGCGGTGATCGGCGGGACCTACCTCGGGCTGGCCATGGTCCTGCGGATCGGCGAGATCACCGAGGTCGTGGGCATGATCCGTCGGCGGCTGGGTCGCTGA
- a CDS encoding CCA tRNA nucleotidyltransferase, producing the protein MSEASAPHAADRRELTAAQRNAVAELLRVSPVADELGRRFARAGHELHLVGGSVRDALLGRLGDDLDFCTDAHPDETLGIVRGWAESIWETGREFGTIGCQRDGLRLEITTYRAESYDQVSRNPVVEYGTDLAEDLRRRDFTINAMAVSLPEHRFTDPHGGLDDLAAKVIRTPGTPAESFGDDPLRMLRAARFAAQLRFAVHPDAYAAMTRMAADLDRITAERIRDEFTKLLCGADPITGLRLLVDTGLAEHFLPELTGLKLEIDEHAQHKDVYEHTLTVVSNAVSYETEGPDFILRMAALMHDVGKPATKAVGPDARVSFHHHEVVGARLTKARMKALRYPKEIIAKVTTLVALHLRFYGYGRGEWTDSAVRRYVADAGDLLPRLHKLTRSDCTTRNRRKAAQLAADYDALEERIARISAEEDLARVRPDLDGNAIMELLGVPPGPVVGQAWKHLKELRLERGPLDRDEAEAELLRWARDEGIID; encoded by the coding sequence ATGTCCGAAGCCTCCGCTCCCCACGCCGCCGACCGCCGCGAACTCACCGCCGCACAGCGCAACGCCGTCGCCGAACTGCTCCGGGTCTCCCCGGTCGCCGACGAGTTGGGCCGCCGGTTCGCGCGGGCCGGCCACGAGCTGCACCTGGTGGGCGGTTCGGTACGCGACGCCCTGCTCGGCCGACTCGGTGACGATCTCGACTTCTGCACCGACGCGCACCCCGACGAGACCCTGGGCATCGTGCGCGGCTGGGCCGAGTCGATCTGGGAGACCGGCCGGGAGTTCGGCACCATCGGGTGCCAGCGTGACGGGCTGCGGCTGGAGATCACCACCTACCGCGCCGAGTCCTACGACCAGGTCAGCCGCAACCCGGTGGTCGAGTACGGCACCGACCTCGCCGAGGACCTGAGGCGGCGCGACTTCACCATCAACGCGATGGCGGTCAGCCTGCCCGAGCACCGGTTCACCGACCCGCACGGCGGGCTGGACGACCTGGCCGCCAAGGTGATCCGCACCCCGGGCACCCCGGCGGAGTCCTTCGGCGACGACCCGCTGCGGATGCTGCGCGCGGCCCGGTTCGCCGCCCAACTGCGCTTCGCGGTGCACCCCGACGCGTACGCGGCGATGACCCGGATGGCCGCCGACCTGGACCGGATCACCGCCGAGCGGATCCGCGACGAGTTCACCAAGCTGCTCTGCGGCGCGGACCCGATCACCGGGCTGCGGCTGCTGGTCGACACGGGGCTCGCCGAGCACTTCCTGCCGGAGCTGACCGGGCTGAAGCTGGAGATCGACGAGCACGCCCAGCACAAGGACGTCTACGAGCACACCCTCACCGTGGTGAGCAACGCCGTCTCGTACGAGACCGAGGGCCCGGACTTCATCCTGCGGATGGCCGCGCTGATGCACGACGTCGGAAAGCCGGCGACGAAGGCGGTGGGCCCGGACGCCCGGGTCAGCTTCCACCACCACGAGGTGGTCGGTGCCCGGCTCACCAAGGCCCGGATGAAGGCGCTGCGCTACCCGAAGGAGATCATCGCCAAGGTCACCACGCTGGTGGCGCTGCACCTGCGCTTCTACGGCTACGGGCGGGGCGAGTGGACCGACTCGGCGGTGCGCCGCTACGTCGCGGACGCCGGCGACCTGCTGCCGCGCCTGCACAAGCTGACCCGGTCGGACTGCACCACCCGCAACCGGCGCAAGGCGGCCCAGCTCGCCGCCGACTACGACGCGCTGGAGGAGCGGATCGCCCGGATCTCCGCCGAGGAGGACCTGGCCCGGGTCCGGCCCGACCTGGACGGCAACGCGATCATGGAGCTGCTGGGCGTGCCGCCGGGGCCCGTCGTCGGGCAGGCCTGGAAGCACCTGAAGGAGCTGCGCCTGGAGCGTGGCCCGCTGGACCGCGACGAGGCCGAGGCGGAGCTGCTGCGCTGGGCCCGCGACGAGGGCATCATCGACTAG
- a CDS encoding flotillin family protein, whose protein sequence is MPLLIAIGGAFLLVLVLVLFVLSRIKVAGPNEAFIVTGRKGRTTQTADGGRSTDNSGQKVVLGASVFVLPVVQKLQSLDLSSRRIDVGIKGAVSKQGIRADLHGVAIVKVGGTEDAIRAAAQRFLHQQDEIEDFTREVLAGALRSIVGRLTVEEVIRDRAAFASAVAEEAEHSMTNQGLVLDTFQLQDILAEGSYLQDLGRPEAARVLKDAAIAEARARQQAEQERLLAEEAIAVANRNLSLKQAAIQAEIDAAKAKAAAAGPLAQAERDQAILSEQQKVAERNAELKQRQLDTEVRKPADAARYKVEQEAEASRNAAVLNADAQRQAVIAAAQASAEQARLTGEGERARRAALAEANAIEGAKEGEAEQRRRSAIAEAVEREGTAEAAAILAKGQAEADAMARKAEAFAAYGEAAVLDLLVKMLPQVVEAASAPIGAIDKLTVISTDGASSLTKSVAGNVAQGLQLGSDLTGIDLAGLLAKLGSASTTAGNGKPPVDGTAVEAR, encoded by the coding sequence ATGCCCCTTCTCATCGCCATCGGCGGCGCGTTCCTCCTCGTCCTCGTGCTCGTGCTCTTCGTGCTCTCCCGGATCAAGGTCGCCGGGCCGAACGAGGCCTTCATCGTCACCGGCCGCAAGGGCCGCACCACGCAGACCGCCGACGGCGGCCGGTCGACCGACAACTCCGGGCAGAAGGTCGTGCTCGGCGCGTCCGTCTTCGTCCTGCCCGTGGTGCAGAAGCTCCAGTCCCTCGACCTGTCCAGCCGGCGGATCGACGTCGGTATCAAGGGCGCGGTCAGCAAGCAGGGCATCCGCGCCGACCTGCACGGCGTCGCGATCGTCAAGGTCGGCGGCACCGAGGACGCCATCCGCGCCGCCGCGCAGCGCTTCCTGCACCAGCAGGACGAGATCGAGGACTTCACCCGGGAGGTGCTGGCCGGCGCGCTGCGCTCGATCGTCGGCCGGCTCACCGTCGAGGAGGTCATCCGGGACCGGGCGGCGTTCGCCAGCGCGGTCGCCGAGGAGGCCGAGCACTCGATGACCAACCAGGGCCTCGTGCTGGACACCTTCCAGCTCCAGGACATCCTGGCCGAGGGCTCCTACCTGCAGGACCTGGGTCGGCCGGAGGCGGCCCGGGTACTCAAGGACGCGGCCATCGCCGAGGCGCGTGCCCGGCAGCAGGCCGAGCAGGAACGGCTGCTCGCCGAGGAGGCGATCGCCGTGGCCAACCGGAACCTGTCGCTGAAGCAGGCTGCCATCCAGGCGGAGATCGACGCGGCCAAGGCGAAGGCCGCCGCCGCCGGACCGCTGGCCCAGGCCGAACGGGACCAGGCGATCCTCTCCGAGCAGCAGAAGGTCGCCGAGCGCAACGCGGAGCTCAAGCAGCGGCAACTCGACACCGAGGTACGCAAGCCGGCCGACGCCGCCCGCTACAAGGTGGAACAGGAGGCCGAGGCCTCCCGCAACGCGGCTGTGTTGAACGCCGACGCGCAGCGTCAGGCCGTCATCGCCGCCGCCCAGGCCTCCGCCGAGCAGGCCCGGCTCACCGGTGAGGGCGAGCGGGCCCGCCGGGCCGCCCTGGCCGAGGCCAACGCGATCGAGGGCGCCAAGGAGGGCGAGGCCGAACAGCGCCGCCGCTCCGCCATCGCCGAGGCGGTCGAGCGGGAGGGCACGGCCGAGGCCGCGGCCATCCTGGCCAAGGGGCAGGCCGAGGCCGACGCGATGGCCCGCAAGGCCGAGGCGTTCGCGGCGTACGGCGAGGCCGCGGTGCTGGACCTGCTGGTCAAGATGCTGCCGCAGGTGGTCGAGGCGGCCAGCGCCCCGATCGGTGCGATCGACAAGCTGACCGTCATCTCCACCGACGGCGCCTCGTCCCTGACCAAGTCGGTGGCTGGCAACGTCGCCCAGGGGCTCCAACTCGGCAGCGACCTGACCGGCATCGACCTGGCGGGCCTGCTCGCGAAGCTCGGCTCCGCGTCGACGACCGCCGGCAACGGCAAGCCGCCGGTCGACGGCACGGCGGTCGAAGCCCGCTGA
- a CDS encoding PD40 domain-containing protein — MSGSGEDVLRSAVREMAAEARTAPDLAGRALRQGRRLRRRRRTAAAGGALAALVALVGPYVWLRPDAAQDTATWAPVDAPAASASAAPPTVPVAPAPAGDWTQATVTLPGGWVLTGASSTGTPAEQGYALDRDRGRYVAADRRYEEVWAAPRGGVAAVVDYERAGQIGLLGLRDGMVRWIRTGTHIMTPHWSPDGRQLALTVSDKESGGFSLGVLDAATGAYRTFPVDTDRYFCTDYCFFTWGRDGREVALQQTDPDSPRSEGRPHPRRGVQFFSVADGRPSRFVPVPGDPAGPWSWSPDGRLVVIKGQDGPQLAEVATGRVIGPAPAENAVWVADDRLLHRVGGTAEMVLVDLDGRELARQALPASLGVNLTLAVAPR; from the coding sequence ATGAGCGGCTCCGGGGAGGACGTGCTGCGTTCCGCCGTACGGGAGATGGCGGCCGAGGCCCGGACGGCGCCCGACCTCGCCGGCCGGGCCCTGCGGCAGGGCCGACGGCTGCGTCGCCGACGTCGCACGGCTGCGGCCGGCGGCGCCCTCGCGGCGCTGGTCGCCCTCGTCGGGCCGTACGTCTGGCTGCGACCCGACGCAGCCCAGGACACAGCCACCTGGGCGCCGGTCGACGCCCCGGCGGCGTCGGCGTCGGCCGCCCCGCCCACGGTGCCCGTCGCACCCGCCCCGGCCGGCGACTGGACGCAGGCGACCGTGACGCTGCCCGGCGGCTGGGTGCTCACCGGCGCCAGCTCCACCGGCACCCCCGCCGAGCAGGGGTACGCCCTGGACCGCGACCGCGGCCGGTACGTCGCCGCCGACCGCCGGTACGAGGAGGTGTGGGCCGCGCCCCGAGGCGGCGTCGCCGCCGTGGTCGACTACGAACGCGCCGGCCAGATCGGCCTGCTCGGCCTGCGCGACGGGATGGTCCGCTGGATCCGCACCGGCACCCACATCATGACCCCGCACTGGTCGCCGGACGGACGGCAGCTGGCGCTGACCGTGTCGGACAAGGAGAGCGGCGGGTTCTCCCTCGGCGTGCTCGACGCGGCCACCGGCGCCTACCGCACCTTCCCGGTGGACACCGACCGGTACTTCTGCACCGACTATTGCTTCTTCACCTGGGGCCGAGACGGCCGGGAGGTCGCGCTCCAGCAGACCGATCCCGACTCACCCCGGTCGGAGGGACGGCCGCACCCGCGCCGGGGCGTGCAGTTCTTCTCCGTCGCGGACGGCCGACCGAGCCGGTTCGTGCCCGTCCCGGGCGACCCCGCCGGCCCCTGGTCGTGGTCACCGGACGGACGGCTCGTGGTGATCAAGGGCCAGGACGGACCGCAGCTGGCCGAGGTGGCGACCGGGCGGGTGATCGGCCCGGCTCCCGCCGAGAACGCGGTGTGGGTGGCCGACGACCGGCTGCTGCACCGCGTCGGAGGGACGGCCGAGATGGTGCTGGTCGACCTCGACGGACGGGAACTGGCGCGGCAGGCCCTCCCCGCTTCGCTGGGTGTCAATCTGACCCTGGCGGTCGCGCCCCGCTGA
- a CDS encoding SigE family RNA polymerase sigma factor, which translates to MTEGTDGEFTAFVNERGDILLRIAYVLAGDQHSAEDLLQNALAKAYARWSRIRGDAEPYVRRILYHDQVSGWRRRSRRPEVPVAVLPERVVSRDSGQDADLRMLLRDALLSLPPRQRAVLTLRYLEDLSVEQTAALLGCRAGTVASQTSKALARLRQLVPALDDSVTEEVR; encoded by the coding sequence GTGACTGAAGGGACCGACGGGGAGTTCACCGCGTTCGTCAACGAACGGGGGGACATCCTGCTACGCATCGCGTACGTCCTGGCCGGCGACCAGCACAGCGCCGAGGACCTGTTGCAGAATGCGCTGGCCAAGGCGTACGCCCGGTGGTCCCGGATCCGCGGCGACGCCGAGCCGTACGTACGACGGATCCTCTACCACGACCAGGTGTCGGGATGGCGGCGCCGGTCCCGGCGGCCGGAGGTGCCGGTCGCGGTGCTGCCCGAGCGGGTCGTCAGCCGGGACAGCGGGCAGGACGCCGACCTGCGGATGCTGCTGCGCGACGCGCTGCTGTCGCTGCCGCCCCGGCAGCGGGCCGTGCTGACCCTGCGCTACCTGGAGGACCTCAGCGTCGAACAGACCGCCGCGCTGCTCGGCTGTCGGGCCGGCACGGTCGCCAGCCAGACGTCGAAAGCACTGGCCAGACTGCGGCAACTGGTGCCCGCCCTCGACGACAGCGTCACTGAGGAGGTCCGATGA
- a CDS encoding methylated-DNA--[protein]-cysteine S-methyltransferase encodes MRWTVLDSPIGEFSVATDGAHVCRAHFGRVDKAAEEPGDEAARQAVAELRAYFAGELTEFAVPLAVPGGSDFERGVWREMTGIPYGETLTYGEVARRLGDRGAARAVGVACNRNPIPVLVPCHRIVGAGGKLVGFGGGLDRKVKLLELEAGIALRRAWS; translated from the coding sequence ATGCGTTGGACCGTGCTCGACTCACCCATCGGCGAGTTCTCCGTGGCCACCGACGGAGCCCATGTGTGCCGGGCCCACTTCGGTCGGGTCGACAAGGCCGCCGAGGAGCCGGGCGACGAGGCGGCCCGGCAGGCCGTGGCGGAGCTGAGGGCCTACTTCGCCGGCGAGCTGACCGAGTTCGCCGTGCCGCTGGCGGTGCCGGGCGGTTCCGACTTCGAACGGGGCGTCTGGCGGGAGATGACCGGCATCCCGTACGGGGAGACGCTCACCTACGGCGAGGTGGCCCGGCGGTTGGGTGACCGGGGCGCCGCCCGCGCGGTCGGGGTGGCCTGCAACCGGAACCCGATCCCGGTGCTCGTGCCGTGTCACCGGATCGTCGGCGCCGGCGGCAAGCTGGTCGGCTTCGGCGGCGGCCTGGACCGCAAGGTGAAGCTGCTGGAGCTGGAGGCCGGGATCGCCCTGCGCCGCGCCTGGTCGTGA
- a CDS encoding inositol-3-phosphate synthase, translating into MGSVRVAIVGVGNCASSLVQGVEYYRNADPNDRVPGLMHVTFGDYHVSDVQFVSAFDVDAKKVGMDLAEAIVASENNTIKLCDVPPTGVTVQRGPTFDGLGQYYREIVEESDATAVDVAQALRDAQVDVVVCYLPVGSEEAAKFYAAAAIDAGCAFVNALPVFIASDPEWAKKFEDAGLPIVGDDIKSQVGATIVHRALAKLFEDRGVELLRTYQLNFGGNMDFMNMLERKRLVSKKISKTQSVTSQIPHEMSKSDVHIGPSDHVPWLDDRKWAYIRLEGRSFGDTPLNAELKLEVWDSPNSAGVIIDAVRAAKIALDRKIGGPIMSASSYFMKSPPVQYADHDAHAAVEAFIAGDIKS; encoded by the coding sequence ATGGGCTCCGTCCGCGTCGCCATCGTCGGTGTGGGTAACTGCGCCTCGTCCCTCGTGCAGGGCGTGGAGTACTACCGGAACGCCGACCCGAACGACCGCGTCCCGGGTCTCATGCACGTCACCTTCGGCGACTACCACGTCTCGGACGTGCAGTTCGTCTCGGCGTTCGACGTGGACGCCAAGAAGGTGGGCATGGACCTCGCCGAGGCGATCGTTGCCAGCGAGAACAACACCATCAAGCTCTGTGACGTGCCGCCGACCGGCGTCACCGTGCAGCGCGGTCCGACCTTCGACGGTCTGGGCCAGTACTACCGCGAGATCGTCGAGGAGTCCGACGCCACGGCGGTCGACGTGGCGCAGGCGCTGCGCGACGCGCAGGTCGACGTCGTCGTCTGCTACCTGCCGGTCGGCTCCGAGGAGGCCGCCAAGTTCTACGCCGCGGCGGCGATCGACGCCGGCTGCGCGTTCGTCAACGCCCTGCCGGTCTTCATCGCCTCCGACCCGGAGTGGGCCAAGAAGTTCGAGGACGCTGGCCTGCCGATCGTCGGTGACGACATCAAGAGCCAGGTCGGCGCCACCATCGTGCACCGCGCGCTGGCGAAGCTGTTCGAGGACCGCGGCGTCGAGCTGCTGCGCACGTACCAGCTCAACTTCGGCGGCAACATGGACTTCATGAACATGCTGGAGCGCAAGCGGCTGGTCTCGAAGAAGATCTCGAAGACCCAGTCGGTGACGTCCCAGATCCCGCACGAGATGAGCAAGAGCGACGTGCACATCGGCCCGTCGGACCACGTGCCGTGGCTCGACGACCGCAAGTGGGCGTACATCCGCCTGGAGGGTCGTTCCTTCGGCGACACCCCGTTGAACGCCGAGCTCAAGCTCGAGGTGTGGGACTCGCCGAACTCGGCCGGTGTCATCATCGACGCCGTCCGCGCCGCGAAGATCGCGCTGGACCGGAAGATCGGCGGCCCGATCATGTCGGCCTCGTCTTACTTCATGAAGTCCCCCCCGGTGCAGTACGCCGACCACGACGCGCACGCCGCCGTCGAGGCGTTCATCGCCGGCGACATCAAGAGCTGA